A region from the Palaemon carinicauda isolate YSFRI2023 chromosome 16, ASM3689809v2, whole genome shotgun sequence genome encodes:
- the LOC137655262 gene encoding uncharacterized protein has translation MKPAPPFYYTAIDLFGPLTIRDTVKKRTYGKAFGVIFNCLVTRAVHLDLAEGYSTDDFLTTFQRFIAIRGAPKVIYSDKGTQLISASKKIENIGGKEGVTWIFNMPSDAPWYNGASEALIKSVKRCLCISVGDSVLNFGELQTALFGIANLMNERPIGTKPGFSLELGGYLCPNDLLLGRSTCFCPMGCTILVVITKGD, from the coding sequence ATGAAACCTGCTCCACCTTTCTATTACACAGCTATAGATTTGTTTGGACCCTTAACAATAAGAGACACGGTTAAAAAGAGAACTTATGGTAAAGCCTTTGGTGTTATATTTAATTGTTTAGTTACTAGAGCTGTTCACTTAGATTTGGCTGAAGGATACAGTACTGATGATTTTCTGACCACATTTCAAAGATTTATTGCTATTAGAGGCGCTCCTAaagttatatattcagataagggaACTCAGTTGATATCAGCAagcaagaaaatagaaaacattgGAGGAAAGGAAGGGGTAACTTGGATCTTTAATATGCCTAGTGACGCACCTTGGTATAATGGGGCAAGTGAAGCACTGATCAAATCTGTCAAAAGGTGTCTTTGTATTAGTGTGGGAGATTCTGTATTGAATTTTGGAGAGTTACAAACTGCTTTGTTTGGTATTGCTAATCTGATGAATGAAAGACCAATCGGAACAAAACCTGGATTTAGTTTAGAGTTGGGGGGATACCTCTGTCCCAATGATCTGTTGCTTGGTCGGTCCACTTGCTTTTGTCCAATGGGATGTACGATATTAGTGGTGATCACAAAAGGAGATTAA